One genomic segment of Erythrolamprus reginae isolate rEryReg1 chromosome 2, rEryReg1.hap1, whole genome shotgun sequence includes these proteins:
- the LOC139159822 gene encoding zinc finger protein 397-like: MAGEHRSPSGLDLQLEADVEDGMKAEVREGAEPEKEVMERPLRIPMERAEESVEKVTAEAIKREPETNPEDRGLKVEEEKFLTGKQSPTSEPGNEQLLKAEGTVHSEAEISSLEETSDLGPHRRRNRIIQPLLHISEGTRPSSVNSASPKDKTEFIEVGEEGLEVPGASLDIERQCFRQFCYQDAEGPREVCGMLWKLCHRWLQPERRSKSQILELVILEQFLSILPEEMQNWVRAGHPETCFQAVSLAEDFLGRQQGTERQERQGLWPFKEATVDFHGSVGPPMVSSEWPMFRENKEEDVPLLASVENPYTCWDCGESFSGIDVLVAHQSIHTGEKPFICSKCGQSFSQRSQLTAHEKSHVPKKAFPCPDCEQSFNKKSGLLAHQRTHTGEKPYHCVDCGQSFAHKFDVIRHQRIHTGEKPHECPVCGKSFRNTSAYHVHMRIHTEEKPYPCSVCGKSFRHRANVIVHERIHTGEKPYVCVECGKSFGDASSLRKHRRSHTGERPYHCGECGKSFSQNAGLVQHEKIHTGEKPYQCPECPKSFRDKSAFVAHQRTHTKETPYRCMVCGKCFGHRSNLHKHEKIHARRQMV; the protein is encoded by the exons ATGGCAGGCGAACACAGAAGCCCATCCGGCTTGGACCTCCAGCTGGAGGCCGATGTGGAAGATGGGATGAAAGCCGAGGTCCGCGAAGGAGCCGAACCCGAGAAGGAAGTGATGGAAAGGCCTCTGAGGATTCCCATGGAGAGAGCTGAAGAATCAGTGGAAAAAGTAACGGCAGAAGCCATTAAGCGCGAGCCGGAGACCAATCCAGAAGACCGTGGCTTGAAAGTGGAAGAAGAGAAATTTCTGACGGGAAAACAGTCTCCGACTTCCGAGCCGGGGAATGAGCAGCTACTGAAGGCAGAAGGAACCGTCCATTCGGAGGCCGAAATCTCTTCCCTGGAGGAAACCTCTGACCTAGGGCCACATCGCCGGCGGAACAGGATAATCCAGCCCCTTTTGCACATTAGTGAAGGAACCCGCCCGTCATCAGTCAACAGCGCCTCCCCGAAAGACAAGACGGAATTCATAGAGGTGGGGGAGGAGGGCCTGGAGGTGCCCGGTGCCAGCTTGGACATTGAACGCCAGTGTTTCAGGCAGTTCTGCTACCAGGACGCCGAGGGTCCCCGCGAAGTCTGCGGCATGCTCTGGAAGCTGTGCCATCGTTGGCTGCAACCGGAGCGGCGTTCCAAGAGCCAGATCCTGGAGCTGGTGATCTTGGAGCAGTTTCTGTCCATTTTGCCTGAGGAAATGCAGAATTGGGTCAGGGCGGGCCACCCAGAGACTTGCTTCCAAGCCGTTAGCCTGGCCGAGGATTTCCTGGGACGTCAGCAAGGGACGGAGCGGCAGGAACGCCAG GGTCTCTGGCCCTTCAAAGAGGCAACCGTGGATTTCCATGGGTCCGTGGGGCCACCGATGGTGTCGAGCGAATGGCCGATGTTCAGGGAGAACAAGGAAGAGGATGTCCCTTTACTGG CTTCGGTGGAGAATCCATACACCTGCTGGGACTGCGGAGAGAGCTTTTCAGGGATAGACGTGCTGGTGGCCCACCAGAgcatccacacgggagagaaacccttcATTTGCTCCAAATGCGGCCAGAGCTTCAGCCAGCGCTCGCAACTGACCGCCCATGAAAAAAGCCACGTGCCAAAGAAGGCTTTCCCTTGTCCGGACTGCGAACAGAGCTTTAACAAGAAAAGTGGGCTCTTGGCTCATCAGAGGACACAtacgggagagaaaccatatcaTTGCGTGGACTGCGGACAGAGTTTCGCCCACAAGTTCGACGTGATCCGGCACCAGCGtatccacacgggagagaaaccgcACGAGTGCCCTGTCTGCGGGAAGAGCTTTCGAAACACCTCCGCATACCACGTCCACATGAGGATCCACACGGAAGAGAAGCCCTACCCTTGCTCGGTTTGCGGGAAGAGCTTCCGGCACCGGGCCAACGTCATCGTCCACGAGAGGATCCACACCGGAGAAAAACCGTACGTTTGCGTGGAATGTGGGAAGAGTTTCGGTGACGCGTCTTCTCTCAGGAAGCACAGAAGATCCCACACCGGAGAGAGGCCGTACCACTGCGGGGAGTGCGGGAAAAGTTTTTCTCAGAACGCCGGGCTGGTTCAACACGAGAAAATCCATACGGGAGAAAAACCCTACCAGTGTCCCGAATGTCCTAAAAGTTTCCGGGACAAATCGGCTTTTGTGGCTCACCAGAGGACCCACACGAAAGAGACTCCTTACCGTTGCATGGTCTGCGGCAAATGTTTTGGCCATCGCTCCAACCTTCACAAGCATGAAAAAATCCACGCCCGGAGACAAATGGTCTGA
- the LOC139159829 gene encoding zinc finger and SCAN domain-containing protein 23-like yields the protein MAAELRENSAPSPLKAEQGKGTQMGERLLAGPTKEKAVGRGSRLLPTGRIQDFWERANPEKTTPEPCRNLQQRWESQLQEFLKVLEAPSLEGGSPQPRAPLPGSDPRPPLTSFRGKASCPQRPRASSGTQLTISLSGEAHRMEPPKRLQKGVRLAGRHPQAVGWNDECCFFRRFSYQEANGPREACRHLRRLCHQWLKPEQHTKEQILEMVVLEQFLAILPPELQGWVRECRPLNCTQAVILAEDFLLREQESKGQEEQTISLLEKDPLTEKAPLEPWQRPTFRETKRESDRHVVLLDEEEFCEEDSEDRESGWEWSRRSEPTVSSSPNPGEASETLYWNSEEKAEGKFINSQGTYEDLDESVLKPSLFPSEPDNTCLICRKVFRRRSNLIAHERTHSSDQWYNCSECGKSFISRAAFLIHQRVHTGEKPYKCSYCGKGFNTGSSLTRHKRIHTGEKPYKCLDCGKRFNDYSNFIVHKRIHTGEKPYECSVCGKRFSDNSNFIKHHH from the exons ATGGCGGCCGAGCTCAGGGAGAATTCCGCACCGAGTCCTTTGAAGGCCGAGCAAGGGAAAGGGACGCAGATGGGAGAACGCCTCCTGGCTGGGCCCACGAAAGAGAAAGCAGTGGGCCGGGGCTCCCGCCTGCTTCCCACAGGACGCATCCAGGATTTCTGGGAGAGGGCCAATCCCGAAAAAACAACCCCGGAACCTTGCAGGAACTTGCAGCAACGGTGGGAATCTCAGCTGCAGGAATTCTTGAAGGTTCTGGAAGCGCCTTCTTTGGAAGGGGGAAGCCCACAGCCTCGGGCGCCTCTGCCCGGAAGCGACCCTCGCCCGCCCCTGACCTCCTTCCGAGGGAAAGCCAGTTGCCCCCAGCGGCCTCGAGCCTCGAGTGGGACCCAGCTCACAATCAGCCTAAGCGGAGAAGCCCACAGGATGGAGCCCCCCAAAAGACTTCAGAAAGGTGTCAGACTGGCCGGGCGCCACCCGCAGGCCGTCGGCTGGAATGACGAGTGCTGCTTCTTCCGGCGATTCAGTTACCAGGAAGCCAACGGGCCTCGGGAAGCCTGCCGCCACCTCCGAAGGCTCTGTCACCAGTGGCTGAAACCGGAGCAACACACCAAAGAGCAGATCCTGGAGATGGTGGTGCTGGAGCAGTTTTTGGCCATTCTGCCCCCGGAACTGCAAGGCTGGGTGCGGGAATGTCGCCCTCTGAATTGCACACAGGCCGTGATCCTAGCGGAGGATTTCCTGCTGCGCGAGCAAGAGAGCAAAGGCCAGGAGGAGCAG ACCATCAGCCTCTTGGAGAAGGACCCGTTGACCGAGAAGGCGCCCCTGGAGCCCTGGCAGAGACCCACTTTTAGGGAGACGAAGCGGGAGAGCGACCGACACGTGGTGCTGTTGG ATGAGGAGGAATTCTGCGAGGAAGACAGCGAGGATCGGGAGTCGGGATGGGAGTGGTCCAGGAGAAGCGAGCCCACTGTCTCCTCTTCTCCCAATCCGGGAGAAGCTTCCGAAACCCTCTACTGGAACAGCGAGGAGAAGGCAGAGGGCAAGTTCATCAACTCCCAGGGGACCTACGAGGACTTGGACGAGAGCGTCCTGAAGCCCAGCCTCTTTCCCAGCGAGCCGGACAACACCTGCCTGATTTGCCGCAAAGTCTTCCGCCGCCGCTCCAACCTCATCGCCCACGAGCGGACCCACTCCAGCGACCAGTGGTACAACTGCTCGGAGTGCGGGAAGAGCTTCATCAGCCGGGCTGCCTTCCTCATCCACCAGcgggtccacacaggggagaagccctaCAAGTGCTCTTACTGCGGGAAGGGCTTCAACACGGGCTCGAGCCTCACCCGTCACAAGCGCATCCACACGGGCGAGAAGCCCTACAAGTGCCTGGACTGCGGGAAGCGTTTCAATGATTACTCCAACTTCATCGTCCACAAGCGGATCCACACGGGCGAGAAACCGTACGAGTGCTCGGTCTGCGGGAAGCGGTTCAGTGACAACTCAAACTTTATTAAGCACCACCATTGA